From Gemmatimonadota bacterium, a single genomic window includes:
- a CDS encoding right-handed parallel beta-helix repeat-containing protein: protein MSNVRDFGARGDGISNDTKAIENALAKGNGTLQFPKGDYLITHTINVNLADSGRVSIDGSGGTTKILMGGAGPAFHITGTHRRSADPKTFELRVWTHERMPTISNLEIEGKHPEADGFLLTGTMQATFEGVLLRKLNHAIHIHDRARNVLISHCHIHDNHGAGIFLDHVDLHQIIVTGSHISYCKRGGIKIIGSQIRNLQITGNDIEYNFDKKADRSADIWIDTSDGVSSVREGTISGNTIQAKPSPGGANILMIGHSPQTNNKVGMFTIAGNLIGSQQNNIHLIAARGVTISGNAVYNGVNRNLLVEHAQNIVIGSNSFDHNPDYGPSRCTGIQFINSTDSIMSGTTLHEFKGIQDEEDDRQGLLEIIRCARLTANGCQILDGYPSAIYVTDSDDISVTGCTLLERRKQKETVSTIRWKGMGSGNLLNNNRIGHGTAGALSIDETAGVQISHNRMDN, encoded by the coding sequence ATGAGCAATGTGCGAGATTTTGGAGCCAGAGGAGATGGGATCTCAAACGATACCAAAGCAATTGAGAACGCGCTGGCAAAAGGAAACGGAACCCTACAGTTTCCAAAAGGCGACTATCTCATTACTCACACGATTAACGTAAACTTAGCCGACAGCGGACGGGTAAGCATAGATGGATCGGGAGGCACGACAAAAATCCTCATGGGAGGCGCAGGACCGGCCTTTCACATCACGGGCACACACAGACGATCAGCCGATCCCAAAACCTTTGAACTGCGCGTCTGGACCCATGAAAGAATGCCCACAATATCAAACCTGGAGATCGAAGGCAAACACCCGGAAGCAGATGGCTTCTTGCTAACAGGCACCATGCAGGCGACCTTTGAAGGCGTACTCTTGCGAAAGCTAAACCACGCCATCCACATACACGACCGCGCCCGAAATGTGCTTATCTCCCACTGCCATATACACGACAACCACGGTGCAGGCATTTTCCTCGATCATGTAGATCTTCACCAAATCATCGTAACGGGTTCCCACATCAGCTATTGCAAACGCGGAGGCATCAAAATCATCGGCTCACAAATCCGCAACTTGCAAATCACCGGCAACGACATCGAATACAACTTCGACAAAAAAGCGGACCGATCCGCAGACATCTGGATCGACACCAGCGACGGAGTCTCCTCAGTCCGCGAAGGCACCATATCGGGCAACACCATCCAGGCAAAACCCTCGCCAGGAGGCGCGAATATATTGATGATCGGTCACTCTCCCCAAACGAATAACAAAGTAGGCATGTTCACCATCGCGGGAAATTTGATCGGCTCGCAACAAAATAACATCCATCTCATTGCAGCCAGAGGCGTCACCATCTCGGGAAACGCGGTCTACAATGGAGTCAACAGAAACCTTCTGGTGGAACACGCGCAAAACATCGTAATCGGCAGCAACAGCTTTGACCACAATCCCGATTACGGTCCCTCGCGCTGCACTGGCATTCAATTTATAAACAGCACAGACAGTATTATGAGCGGAACAACGCTTCACGAATTCAAAGGCATTCAGGACGAAGAAGACGATCGTCAGGGCCTGTTGGAAATCATCCGTTGCGCCCGACTCACTGCAAACGGCTGCCAGATCCTGGACGGCTATCCCAGCGCGATATACGTAACCGACTCCGACGACATCAGCGTCACCGGATGTACCCTACTCGAAAGGCGTAAACAAAAAGAAACCGTTTCAACCATCCGCTGGAAAGGCATGGGCAGTGGCAATTTATTGAACAACAACCGAATTGGACACGGCACAGCAGGTGCATTATCCATAGACGAAACTGCTGGTGTTCAAATCAGCCATAATCGAATGGATAACTGA
- a CDS encoding sialidase family protein yields MSLKPDHSKVPGVVIDHRPASTKQYLGSPSIVIMPNGDYIASYDLFGPGTNYDRMAVFRSRDKGETWTQIIEQVGQWWSNLFLHKGDLYLLGTSREYGYVVIRRSTDGGETWTVPKDKHTGQLTTEDRYHCAPMPVVAHNGYLWRAFELAHGPREEWKALVLSIPEDADLLQAENWRFSEAYQHLWSSSQWIEGNIAITPDNKLVNILRSNLRNVSPEEIQAGSDKAAMLHISEDGKTLTHDRDRDLINFPGGGVKFTIRFDDQTQRYWSLGCKQTNPPAYRNILVLTSSANLQTWRIESVILHHPDPEKHAFQYVDWQFEKNDIIVASRTAYDDGLSGAHNAHDANYMTFHRIENFRNRTIDDPPLNERE; encoded by the coding sequence TTGTCTCTCAAACCCGACCACTCAAAAGTCCCTGGCGTCGTGATAGATCACAGACCCGCCAGCACAAAACAATACCTGGGCAGCCCGAGCATCGTCATCATGCCCAACGGCGATTATATCGCATCCTATGATCTTTTTGGACCGGGCACAAATTACGACCGCATGGCCGTATTTCGTTCGCGCGACAAAGGCGAAACCTGGACTCAAATAATCGAACAGGTTGGCCAGTGGTGGTCCAATCTGTTTTTGCACAAAGGCGACCTCTATCTCCTCGGCACAAGCCGCGAATATGGCTATGTTGTCATTCGGCGATCTACGGACGGGGGTGAAACATGGACAGTACCAAAAGACAAACACACCGGACAACTCACTACTGAGGATCGCTATCACTGTGCCCCAATGCCAGTCGTCGCCCACAATGGATATCTCTGGCGCGCATTTGAATTGGCACATGGTCCTCGAGAAGAGTGGAAAGCGCTGGTCCTCTCCATACCCGAAGATGCAGACCTGCTTCAAGCTGAAAACTGGCGATTCAGCGAAGCGTATCAACACCTCTGGTCAAGTTCACAGTGGATTGAAGGCAATATCGCGATCACGCCAGATAACAAACTGGTAAACATCTTGCGTTCAAATTTGCGAAATGTCTCGCCCGAAGAGATACAAGCAGGAAGCGATAAAGCGGCTATGCTGCACATCTCGGAAGATGGAAAAACACTGACACACGACCGGGACAGAGACCTGATCAATTTCCCGGGCGGCGGTGTAAAATTCACAATTCGATTTGACGATCAAACACAGCGCTATTGGTCGCTGGGATGCAAACAAACCAATCCGCCAGCATACCGCAATATACTGGTCTTAACATCGTCTGCAAATTTGCAAACCTGGCGAATCGAATCCGTGATCTTGCACCATCCCGATCCAGAGAAACACGCATTTCAATACGTTGACTGGCAATTTGAAAAAAACGATATAATCGTGGCATCTCGCACAGCCTATGACGATGGCCTGAGCGGCGCGCACAACGCGCATGATGCTAATTATATGACATTCCACAGAATTGAAAATTTCAGAAATCGAACAATAGACGACCCGCCCTTAAACGAGAGAGAGTAG
- a CDS encoding amidohydrolase family protein codes for MKAIHNLQPDRIFYNGNLITMADHKGTAVAVLKGSICAVGSDREIIGLAGPDTERTDLAGKTLLPGFYDTHGHFPSAGLVAVSSVNCNSPPMGPVEKIDDIVQLLAERAKDVPEDQWVLGRGYDDTLLEEKRHPTRTDLDRASQNHPICIVHTSGHFASANTRALERAGVHSDTPNPTGGVIRKDLISGEPDGVLEETAMRPVRNLIPPLDEAQWFEGLEIAVNEYVREGVTSVVIAGCTRRDIARLQTAIDSGKLPLRMVCMTGKSKPGQQSILETSGLKTGFGTDRLRLGAVKMFQDGSIQGYTGYLSKPYHEPFMGDTRYRGYPMRSREALVEMVDEAHRAGKQIAIHGNGDAAIDDILSAYEQAQQKTPRTDTRHRIEHCQTVREDQLDKMQTLGVTPSFFVQHTYYWGDRHEAIFLGPERAHRISPLKSASDRGIRFTIHNDSPVTPTKSLFSVWSAVNRLSRSGQCMGEAQRIDLELAFRAITIDAAWQNFEEDVKGSIEVGKLADFVVLESDPFAGDVRAVKDIAVQETIVGGKTVYRKAC; via the coding sequence ATGAAAGCAATTCACAACCTGCAGCCAGACAGGATATTTTACAATGGCAACCTGATCACCATGGCCGATCACAAAGGGACTGCGGTTGCCGTGTTGAAAGGATCTATATGCGCTGTGGGATCTGATCGTGAAATTATCGGCCTTGCAGGACCCGACACCGAACGTACCGATCTGGCGGGAAAAACCCTGCTACCCGGATTTTACGACACACATGGACATTTTCCAAGCGCGGGCCTCGTGGCTGTTTCCTCTGTAAATTGCAATTCTCCGCCGATGGGACCCGTGGAAAAAATCGATGATATTGTCCAGCTATTGGCAGAACGCGCCAAAGACGTACCAGAGGACCAGTGGGTATTGGGCAGAGGCTACGACGATACCTTACTGGAGGAGAAACGACACCCCACACGAACAGACCTGGATCGCGCTTCGCAGAACCACCCGATTTGCATCGTCCATACCTCGGGCCATTTTGCATCGGCAAATACACGCGCATTAGAACGCGCCGGAGTCCATTCCGACACGCCCAATCCAACGGGTGGCGTGATTCGCAAGGACCTCATCTCAGGAGAGCCGGACGGTGTTCTGGAAGAGACCGCAATGCGTCCGGTGAGAAATCTGATCCCCCCATTGGACGAAGCCCAGTGGTTTGAGGGATTGGAGATCGCGGTAAATGAATATGTCCGTGAAGGCGTAACCTCCGTAGTAATCGCTGGCTGTACTCGCCGAGACATTGCGCGCCTGCAAACAGCCATCGACAGCGGTAAGCTGCCCTTGCGCATGGTTTGTATGACCGGGAAAAGCAAGCCCGGTCAGCAGTCGATTCTGGAGACAAGCGGATTAAAAACGGGCTTTGGAACGGACCGCTTGCGATTGGGCGCAGTAAAAATGTTTCAGGATGGATCCATCCAGGGCTATACGGGTTATCTGAGCAAACCCTATCACGAACCATTTATGGGTGATACCCGGTATCGCGGCTATCCCATGCGAAGCCGAGAAGCCCTGGTCGAGATGGTAGATGAAGCCCATCGGGCGGGCAAGCAGATTGCGATACACGGCAATGGAGACGCGGCAATCGACGATATTTTATCTGCCTATGAACAGGCACAACAAAAAACGCCCCGCACAGATACGCGGCATCGCATTGAACACTGTCAAACAGTCAGAGAAGATCAGCTCGATAAAATGCAGACACTGGGCGTAACCCCCTCTTTCTTCGTTCAGCACACCTATTACTGGGGTGACCGCCACGAAGCGATTTTTTTGGGACCCGAGCGCGCGCATCGAATCAGCCCACTGAAATCGGCGTCCGACCGTGGAATTCGCTTTACCATCCACAACGACTCGCCAGTAACCCCGACCAAATCGCTCTTTTCCGTCTGGTCCGCAGTGAACCGCCTATCGCGCAGTGGACAGTGCATGGGCGAAGCACAGCGGATCGATCTTGAACTGGCATTTCGGGCAATCACAATTGACGCCGCCTGGCAAAACTTTGAAGAAGATGTAAAAGGATCAATCGAGGTGGGCAAACTGGCGGATTTTGTGGTTTTAGAATCAGATCCATTTGCAGGAGATGTGCGGGCTGTAAAGGATATTGCCGTGCAGGAAACAATTGTGGGAGGCAAAACAGTTTATCGCAAAGCGTGCTAA
- a CDS encoding outer membrane beta-barrel protein, whose product MKNVFSILCIVVLLPNAQATAREGAFGAGGFFDFYIPVFNFKDMYDSGTKFGGTAHYIYHKRKMVEVEFHHARFNNGSLETRTFSFSDGKDYTSPQAEANMTINSINANWLFALREQGFGQGTTLYLTFGAGLHDYSSKVSGLIFAGQTPSGAGAPPDPTILMEPINDTRTAFSASFGGGVQIGMGDKAALDVRVRYNIVMGELRPFLVWGIEKTYPFNLIDIGAGIKFNLN is encoded by the coding sequence TTGAAAAATGTATTCTCGATTTTATGCATTGTCGTGCTGTTGCCGAATGCGCAGGCAACCGCACGAGAAGGTGCTTTTGGCGCTGGCGGATTTTTCGACTTCTACATCCCCGTCTTTAACTTCAAAGATATGTACGATAGTGGTACAAAATTTGGAGGCACAGCGCATTATATTTATCACAAACGCAAGATGGTCGAAGTAGAATTTCACCATGCCCGCTTTAACAATGGCAGCCTTGAAACACGCACCTTCAGTTTCAGCGACGGTAAAGATTACACCAGCCCACAGGCCGAAGCCAACATGACCATTAACAGCATCAATGCCAACTGGCTATTTGCATTGCGGGAACAGGGATTTGGCCAGGGCACAACGCTCTATCTCACATTTGGCGCAGGCCTTCACGATTATTCCAGCAAAGTCAGCGGTCTGATCTTTGCCGGTCAAACACCTTCGGGTGCTGGTGCGCCCCCCGACCCAACCATCCTCATGGAACCCATCAACGACACGCGCACAGCCTTTAGTGCCAGCTTTGGCGGCGGGGTTCAAATCGGTATGGGAGACAAAGCCGCGTTAGATGTGCGTGTACGCTATAATATTGTGATGGGAGAGTTGCGCCCCTTCCTCGTTTGGGGCATTGAAAAAACATATCCCTTCAACCTCATTGATATCGGTGCAGGTATCAAATTCAACTTAAATTAA
- a CDS encoding TonB-dependent receptor, which translates to MKRIVMIFILLCCASHLQAGTTGKIAGIIKDDQGNPLPGANVIVEGTRLGAVADADGSYFIINILPGRYALTASLIGYTNQTQSDVSVKTDFTTPLNFQLKETTVELAELTVVAERPPVERDKTTSKYIMGGDTIDRLSTAASTSELMSLQAGVSLDNNEPAIRGSYQGNRGTTETLVYLDGVVMDAGTARGDVQFVGVNSDAVQEITVITGGMEAEYGNATSGAIHIITREGGKNFHGKGRLSYIPPGKKHWGGNVYDSPIHKGRMKWGDATWENETYTDPGPDRQMGTGDDITRLAHERTDYTGIHGYEVDGSLSGPLLGNASFFVTAQHEGQASHFPSPTKRGIFHQAVSTSPQTARWIESPYNIKGTYKLAWDVQSNIKVKVGGVYARHEAYQVGEGESWVQGVKRTVGRELQGIDIFLPANEAGAGIANVKHDLAYISLTHTLSNKTFYEARLSYYRDATDTTNVPGVTSQFGGGITEPLRKDQDGVFTIGPRRVSIWINDHRARLNFKLDYSSQINKNHFIKTGIDLTRHTYWWNQINWPQAGKSRYQLAGVPYEMGEPINPIQSAFYLQDKMEFEGIIVNLGIRYDRHDHNGDFYSPLANNAWGGAPMTNSWSRQRKFMPRTTVSTKSAWSPRLGVSHPITANAIIRFSYGIFHQMPGFWHLYSYEWRGVAPPEDFNNNGQIDDTEWLNKNNQRATTGNPHLDYKRSTNFEVGTDWNFYQDYVLSFTTYQQSVDGQVRFGNALWRDPSRKSQVGRNTPLGYVFTDNRGFELSLRKDFSQNFSFQVAYNHQWQSGGNAGINRIIYFPNSQFVASDLYFIQHTKDTNGDGVVNASDDGSEAKVPLTPQQIQDIGAEADRYIQTIREGTNPDWNPLTDSEIQEVENLPGVFYFTRNTTSDRSAGRGGAAETAGFGDRRGTMKIAFTYETPMHYGPALGGFRLNLINTLKTGRRINIPHPTQGNVERFGPMETKTNLSLEKRIRAGRTEAVLFMNVYNFFNQRDPATEYFWRGPWFDRHRQGPQAELWYLYGMDMPKPTDKNYINFGDTKEYHRWAGRPREISVGLQLGF; encoded by the coding sequence ATGAAACGAATCGTTATGATTTTCATACTTCTGTGTTGTGCCTCTCACCTCCAGGCAGGCACCACGGGTAAAATCGCTGGTATCATCAAAGACGATCAGGGCAATCCGCTTCCCGGCGCCAATGTAATCGTAGAAGGTACGCGACTCGGCGCCGTAGCAGATGCCGATGGCAGCTATTTTATCATCAATATTCTACCGGGACGATACGCGCTCACAGCTTCGCTTATCGGATATACCAATCAAACCCAGAGCGATGTATCGGTCAAAACGGACTTCACCACGCCTCTCAACTTTCAACTCAAAGAAACCACAGTCGAATTGGCCGAACTCACAGTCGTGGCCGAACGCCCACCCGTGGAAAGAGACAAAACCACGAGCAAATACATCATGGGCGGCGACACGATTGATCGGCTATCTACAGCGGCAAGCACCTCAGAACTCATGAGCCTTCAGGCCGGCGTCTCTCTCGACAACAACGAACCCGCCATTCGCGGCAGCTATCAGGGCAACCGCGGCACGACGGAAACACTCGTCTATTTGGATGGCGTTGTCATGGATGCGGGCACTGCCCGGGGCGATGTTCAATTTGTCGGAGTCAACAGCGACGCCGTGCAAGAAATCACCGTCATCACCGGCGGGATGGAAGCCGAATACGGCAATGCCACATCTGGCGCCATTCACATCATCACCCGAGAAGGCGGCAAAAATTTTCACGGCAAAGGCCGCCTCTCCTATATCCCGCCGGGCAAAAAACACTGGGGTGGCAATGTCTATGATAGCCCCATCCACAAAGGCAGAATGAAATGGGGCGATGCGACATGGGAAAATGAAACATACACAGATCCCGGTCCAGACCGCCAGATGGGAACGGGCGACGACATCACCCGCCTGGCGCACGAGCGCACGGACTATACCGGCATTCACGGTTATGAAGTCGATGGGTCACTCTCGGGCCCATTGCTGGGAAATGCTTCCTTTTTTGTCACCGCACAGCACGAAGGACAGGCCTCGCATTTTCCCTCCCCCACCAAACGCGGCATCTTTCACCAGGCCGTCTCAACATCTCCACAAACCGCCCGCTGGATCGAATCGCCCTACAACATCAAAGGCACCTACAAACTGGCCTGGGATGTGCAGTCCAACATAAAAGTTAAAGTCGGTGGGGTCTATGCCCGCCACGAAGCCTATCAGGTCGGCGAGGGGGAAAGCTGGGTACAGGGCGTCAAGCGCACCGTTGGTCGAGAACTTCAGGGTATCGACATCTTTCTTCCCGCAAACGAAGCCGGTGCAGGCATCGCCAACGTCAAACACGATCTGGCGTACATATCCCTCACACATACCTTGAGCAACAAAACCTTTTACGAAGCCCGGCTATCCTATTACCGCGACGCCACAGACACAACCAATGTGCCGGGTGTCACCAGCCAATTTGGCGGCGGCATTACAGAACCGCTCAGAAAAGATCAGGACGGGGTATTCACCATTGGCCCCAGACGGGTCTCCATCTGGATCAACGACCACCGCGCCCGCCTCAACTTCAAACTCGATTATTCCAGTCAGATCAACAAGAACCACTTTATCAAAACCGGCATTGATCTGACGCGACACACCTACTGGTGGAACCAGATCAACTGGCCGCAGGCGGGCAAATCGCGCTATCAACTCGCGGGCGTGCCCTACGAAATGGGTGAACCCATTAACCCCATCCAATCCGCCTTTTACCTCCAGGACAAAATGGAATTTGAAGGCATCATCGTCAACCTGGGCATCCGCTACGACAGACACGACCACAACGGCGATTTTTATTCCCCACTTGCCAATAATGCCTGGGGCGGAGCACCCATGACCAACTCGTGGTCCCGGCAACGCAAATTTATGCCGCGCACCACTGTATCGACCAAATCGGCCTGGAGTCCTCGCCTGGGCGTTTCACATCCCATTACGGCCAATGCCATCATTCGATTTTCCTACGGTATCTTTCACCAGATGCCCGGGTTCTGGCACCTCTATTCCTACGAATGGCGCGGCGTTGCACCCCCCGAAGACTTCAACAACAACGGCCAAATCGACGATACCGAATGGCTCAATAAAAACAACCAGCGAGCCACCACGGGCAATCCCCATCTCGACTACAAACGCTCCACCAATTTCGAGGTGGGCACAGACTGGAACTTCTATCAGGACTATGTCCTGAGCTTTACGACTTATCAGCAAAGTGTAGATGGTCAGGTTCGATTCGGCAATGCCCTGTGGCGAGATCCCAGTCGCAAAAGCCAGGTGGGGCGCAACACACCGCTGGGTTATGTTTTTACAGACAATCGCGGATTTGAACTGAGCCTGAGAAAGGACTTCAGTCAGAACTTCTCCTTCCAGGTCGCCTACAACCACCAGTGGCAATCGGGAGGCAATGCGGGAATCAACCGGATTATTTACTTTCCCAACTCGCAATTTGTCGCATCTGATCTCTATTTCATCCAGCACACCAAAGACACCAATGGCGACGGCGTAGTCAATGCCAGCGACGACGGCTCAGAAGCAAAAGTACCGCTCACACCGCAGCAGATTCAGGACATCGGCGCCGAGGCAGACCGCTATATCCAGACCATTCGAGAAGGCACCAACCCCGACTGGAATCCGCTGACCGATAGCGAAATTCAGGAAGTGGAAAATCTTCCGGGTGTCTTTTACTTCACTCGCAACACCACCTCTGATCGAAGTGCGGGACGCGGTGGTGCCGCAGAAACCGCTGGTTTTGGCGACCGGCGCGGCACCATGAAAATCGCATTTACGTATGAAACGCCAATGCATTACGGTCCAGCCCTCGGCGGCTTCAGGCTCAATTTGATCAACACCCTGAAAACGGGACGCCGAATCAACATTCCGCATCCCACGCAGGGCAATGTCGAGCGATTTGGACCTATGGAAACCAAGACCAACCTGTCTTTGGAAAAACGCATTCGGGCAGGCAGAACAGAAGCCGTTCTATTTATGAACGTGTACAACTTCTTCAACCAGCGCGACCCGGCCACCGAATATTTCTGGCGCGGTCCCTGGTTTGATCGACACAGACAGGGTCCACAGGCCGAACTCTGGTATCTCTACGGCATGGACATGCCCAAACCCACGGACAAGAATTATATCAACTTCGGCGATACCAAAGAATACCACCGCTGGGCTGGTCGCCCCCGAGAGATCAGCGTAGGTCTCCAACTCGGATTTTAA